The proteins below come from a single Saccharopolyspora sp. SCSIO 74807 genomic window:
- a CDS encoding transcriptional regulator, producing the protein MAEQGELDQALLDPTRLSIVSLLAATHWAEFGYVRESVRLSDSALSKQVSSLEKLGYVEVDKGYVGKRPRTWLNLSRTGREVLTGHIAALQRIAADAGETGARHQRQAD; encoded by the coding sequence ATGGCTGAGCAGGGCGAACTGGACCAGGCGCTGCTGGATCCGACGCGGCTGTCGATCGTGTCGCTGCTGGCGGCCACGCACTGGGCGGAGTTCGGCTACGTGCGGGAATCGGTGCGGCTGTCCGACTCCGCACTGTCCAAACAGGTCAGTTCGCTGGAGAAGCTGGGCTACGTCGAGGTGGACAAGGGCTACGTCGGCAAGCGGCCGCGCACCTGGCTCAACCTCAGCCGCACCGGCCGGGAGGTGCTGACCGGGCACATCGCCGCGCTGCAGCGGATCGCCGCCGACGCGGGGGAGACCGGGGCGCGGCATCAGCGGCAGGCCGATTAG
- a CDS encoding peptidoglycan recognition family protein encodes MITPRRRWARSVVATALAAGLLTGASQSAFGEPRTAQAPNTEEQRAFESAAEEFGVPTPLLMAVSYQLTRWENHHGEQSKAGGYGPMHLTDVRPEQLRADNPKLLEQAADNPRLHTLQKAAGLVGSDADQVKRDMAQNIRAGAALLADRAEELDGGKLPENIGGWYPAVAELSGSPQASGARSFAEDVYDVLGQGRKRTTSTGQELAYPKVADVRPDRDLAGTGLEGTGEEGTGAEGTEEAPSAEPSTSQDPAGDRSQTGQDSARTSEQPSSSQQNSDRQAECPDDVDCRYVPAAYEPTDPEKPAGSYGNYDTANRPQDVKIDSIVLHNTELSYQATISAFQNPANASASHYVVRSSDGQITQMVPTKDMPWHAGSWDRNIRSIGIEHEGWAAEGGTWYTEQMYRSSAKLVKYLADKYDIPLDRTHILGHDEVTAETPKKAGLEHYDPGPFWDWAHYMNLLGAPLDDASGGAEEDVVTIFPNFAENRPEVQNCPDGNCEVLPKQGANFLPLRTEPRADAPLLTSEVVHPDGSAGSTRIEDWGNKAATGRQYAVAERSGEWLAIWFDGKKAWLHDPDGKNTAPADDAELVRAKRDRIPTYGRAAPTAEEYPEGVEPTELEPLPYEVPAGQAYVKGPDAKAKDYHVAFDGADDPNNHKVVNGSEEFVQISLNHRWVYVKKADVQAAS; translated from the coding sequence GTGATCACTCCAAGACGCCGCTGGGCGCGGTCGGTGGTGGCGACAGCGCTCGCCGCCGGGCTGCTGACCGGCGCGAGCCAGTCCGCGTTCGGCGAGCCGCGCACCGCGCAGGCGCCGAACACCGAGGAACAACGCGCGTTCGAGTCCGCCGCCGAGGAATTCGGGGTGCCCACCCCGCTGCTGATGGCGGTCTCGTACCAGCTGACCAGGTGGGAGAACCACCACGGTGAGCAGAGCAAGGCCGGCGGGTACGGCCCGATGCACCTGACCGACGTGCGCCCGGAGCAGCTGCGCGCCGACAACCCGAAGCTGCTCGAGCAGGCCGCCGACAACCCGCGGCTGCACACCCTGCAGAAGGCCGCCGGGCTGGTCGGCTCCGACGCGGATCAGGTCAAGCGGGACATGGCGCAGAACATCCGCGCCGGTGCCGCGCTGCTGGCCGACCGCGCCGAGGAACTCGACGGCGGGAAGCTGCCGGAGAACATCGGCGGCTGGTACCCGGCGGTCGCCGAGCTCAGCGGCAGCCCGCAGGCCAGCGGTGCGCGCTCGTTCGCCGAGGACGTCTACGACGTGCTCGGGCAGGGCCGCAAGCGCACCACCTCCACCGGTCAGGAGCTTGCCTACCCCAAGGTCGCGGACGTGCGGCCGGATCGGGACCTCGCGGGCACCGGGCTGGAAGGCACCGGAGAAGAAGGCACCGGAGCGGAAGGCACCGAAGAGGCGCCGTCTGCGGAACCAAGCACGAGCCAGGACCCGGCGGGTGACCGCTCGCAGACCGGGCAGGACTCCGCCCGGACGTCCGAGCAGCCCAGCTCGTCGCAGCAGAACTCGGACCGGCAGGCGGAGTGCCCCGACGACGTCGACTGCCGCTACGTCCCGGCCGCCTACGAGCCCACGGACCCGGAAAAGCCCGCGGGCTCCTACGGCAACTACGACACCGCGAACCGGCCGCAGGACGTCAAGATCGACTCGATCGTGCTGCACAACACCGAGCTGTCGTACCAGGCGACGATCTCGGCGTTCCAGAACCCGGCCAACGCCAGCGCATCGCACTACGTGGTGCGGTCATCGGACGGCCAGATCACGCAGATGGTGCCGACCAAGGACATGCCGTGGCACGCGGGCAGCTGGGACCGCAACATCCGCTCCATCGGCATCGAGCACGAGGGCTGGGCCGCCGAGGGCGGCACCTGGTACACGGAGCAGATGTACCGGTCGTCGGCGAAGCTGGTGAAGTACTTGGCGGACAAGTACGACATCCCGCTGGACCGCACGCACATCCTCGGCCACGACGAGGTCACCGCGGAAACGCCGAAGAAGGCGGGCCTGGAGCACTACGATCCCGGCCCGTTCTGGGACTGGGCGCACTACATGAACCTGCTCGGTGCGCCGCTGGACGATGCCAGCGGCGGCGCCGAAGAAGACGTCGTGACGATCTTCCCGAACTTCGCCGAGAACCGTCCCGAGGTGCAGAACTGCCCGGACGGCAACTGCGAGGTGCTGCCGAAGCAGGGCGCCAACTTCCTGCCGTTGCGCACCGAACCGCGCGCCGACGCGCCGCTGCTGACCTCGGAGGTGGTGCACCCGGACGGTTCTGCGGGCAGCACCCGGATCGAGGACTGGGGCAACAAGGCGGCCACCGGCAGGCAGTACGCGGTCGCCGAGCGCTCCGGCGAGTGGCTGGCGATCTGGTTCGACGGCAAGAAGGCCTGGCTGCACGACCCCGACGGCAAGAACACCGCGCCAGCCGATGACGCCGAGCTGGTGCGGGCCAAGCGGGATCGGATACCGACCTACGGGCGCGCGGCGCCGACCGCCGAGGAATACCCGGAGGGCGTCGAGCCGACCGAGCTGGAGCCGTTGCCGTACGAGGTCCCGGCTGGGCAGGCCTACGTCAAGGGCCCGGACGCGAAGGCGAAGGACTACCACGTGGCCTTCGACGGGGCGGACGACCCGAACAACCACAAGGTGGTCAACGGGTCGGAGGAGTTCGTCCAGATCTCGCTCAACCACCGCTGGGTCTACGTGAAGAAGGCGGACGTTCAGGCCGCTTCCTGA